The following proteins come from a genomic window of Frankia casuarinae:
- a CDS encoding RNA polymerase-binding protein RbpA, with protein sequence MGERILRGSRLGAVSYETDRSTELAPRQSASYDCPNGHQFTMPFAAEAEVPSVWECRVCGGASVIVDGERPEPKKAKPPRTHWDMLMERRTTDDLEEVLAERLAVLRGAGTDRRSA encoded by the coding sequence ATGGGCGAGCGCATCCTGCGGGGAAGCCGTCTCGGTGCTGTGTCCTACGAGACTGACCGCAGCACCGAGCTTGCCCCACGGCAGTCCGCGTCCTACGACTGTCCGAACGGCCACCAGTTCACCATGCCCTTCGCGGCTGAGGCCGAGGTGCCGTCGGTGTGGGAGTGCAGGGTTTGTGGTGGGGCGTCGGTCATCGTCGATGGTGAGCGGCCTGAGCCGAAGAAGGCGAAGCCGCCGCGTACGCACTGGGACATGCTGATGGAGCGTCGGACGACGGATGACCTTGAAGAGGTCCTGGCGGAGCGGTTGGCCGTTCTGCGGGGTGCCGGTACGGACAGGCGTTCAGCCTGA
- a CDS encoding polyprenol monophosphomannose synthase encodes MTPRNDTDSATHRDATRADTTADMVPDQERKRVDPNRVVVCVPTYNERDNLPDTARRLRTANPTVDLLVIDDASPDGTGKIADELAASDDHIHVLHREGKSGLGTAYVAGFSWALHHGYTVIVEMDADGSHQPEQLPRLLAALDHADLVIGSRWIPGGEVRNWPRRRFLLSRGANLYVRAALGIPLRDATAGFRAYRADVLRDRDLHRVTSQGYCFQVDLAWQAWRRGFRVREVPITFVERERGTSKMSNAVVAEALWRVAWWAATTRRHRPTPKTTTDTTPHEPLHTPQDRNVTQDRNVTSGHA; translated from the coding sequence ATGACCCCGCGAAACGACACCGACAGCGCCACCCACCGTGACGCCACCCGGGCAGACACCACCGCGGACATGGTCCCTGACCAGGAGAGGAAGCGCGTGGATCCCAACCGCGTTGTCGTCTGCGTCCCGACCTACAACGAACGGGACAACCTACCGGACACCGCCCGCCGCCTGCGGACGGCCAACCCGACGGTCGACCTGCTCGTCATCGACGACGCCAGCCCCGACGGCACCGGGAAGATCGCCGACGAACTCGCCGCCTCCGACGACCACATCCACGTCCTGCACCGCGAAGGCAAATCCGGCCTCGGCACCGCCTACGTCGCCGGGTTCTCCTGGGCACTACACCACGGCTACACCGTCATCGTCGAAATGGACGCCGACGGCTCCCACCAACCCGAGCAGCTACCCCGCCTGCTCGCCGCCCTCGACCACGCCGACCTCGTCATCGGATCCCGCTGGATACCCGGGGGAGAGGTCCGCAACTGGCCGCGGCGCCGCTTCCTGCTCTCCCGCGGCGCCAACCTCTACGTCCGCGCCGCCCTCGGCATACCCCTACGCGACGCCACCGCCGGCTTCCGCGCCTACCGCGCCGACGTCCTCCGCGACCGCGACCTGCACCGCGTCACCTCCCAGGGCTACTGCTTCCAGGTCGACCTCGCCTGGCAGGCCTGGCGCCGCGGCTTCCGCGTCCGCGAAGTCCCCATCACCTTCGTCGAACGCGAACGCGGCACCTCCAAGATGAGCAACGCCGTCGTCGCCGAAGCCCTCTGGCGCGTCGCCTGGTGGGCCGCCACCACCCGACGCCACCGCCCCACCCCGAAGACAACCACCGACACCACACCCCACGAGCCCCTCCACACCCCCCAGGACCGCAACGTCACCCAGGACCGCAACGTCACCTCCGGCCACGCCTGA